TTTTCATTAACGGCGGTCAGCGGGAACCCATTTTCCGTACCATAATTATAGAATGTCTTGCTTGGATAGTCGAACTGTGAGAATCCTTGATTGGTAATCAGCAGTAAGTCTCCTTTCTGTATGGATGATTCGCAAACTTCGTAGATACAGTCGCTGGATAAACCATCTTTCTGTACATCGAAGTTTTCAAAGTCATCACTTGCTTTACGGTAACGGTCGAGGCCGCTTCCGGAGGTGCAGAACCACAGATTACCGTTACTATCCTGCATGATGCTGTTGATATTGTTGTTGCTAAGACTGTTTGGATTGGCAGGATTGTGCGGATAATTAGTGAGTTTACCGCTGTCGAACCGGTAAGAATAAACGCCCTCCCCGGTAGCTGCAATCCACAATGTGCCGTCTTTATCAATGCAAAGACTGGCTACCATGCCAATGCCTCTTCCTTCTTTCGTCTCTTTAAAAAGTTGTTGGCAAGTACCTGTTATTGGATCGAAAAGGCAGACACCGTTCTGTGTAGCAACAACCAGCTTGTCTTTATATGGTACAATGTCCCGGACAATATCTGAAGGCAGCGATGTTGGATCCCCTGCTTTCATTCGGTAGGCTGTGAAACGATTAGTGTGCAGGTCGAGCTTATTCAGGCCTCCCAAGTGGGTGCCTATCCACATAATCTCATGATCCCGGTCATAATAGATTGCTTTTACATTATTATGGGAGATACTGTTCTTGCCTTCTTCATGGCGATACCACCGATAGGTGTTATTCTTCCGGTCGTACACATTCACACCACCGCCTTCGGTACAAATCCACAGGTTCCCGTTCTTATCTTCTGTCATTCTGCCGATGATCGGACTACTTAGACCTTCTTTCTCTGTATCTCCAGTTTTGTAACGAGTATAAATTTCGTATTCCGGGTTGAAATAATTAACACCTCCGAAGTAAGTACCCAACCAGATTGTTCCTTGCTCATCTTTTACGATACACCAGATGGAAGAGTGGGTGAGTCCGTCGGGTCTGTCATTATTGGCAGTATATAGATAGAATTTGCCTGTGCTTTTGTCATACCGGTTCAGACCGTGAAATGTTCCTATCCACAGGTTGCCTGTGTTGTCTTCACAACAGCTTCTTACAAAATCAGAGCAGAGACTATTCGCGTTTTTCGAATCGTGGCGAAAGTTTTCGATGTTTCCGTCTCTCTTTATATGGTAGAGTCCTTCTTCCCAACTGCCTATCCATAAATCTTTGGCAGAATCTTCATATATACTGGCAATATTACCTCTTGTAACAGGTTGTGAGATTTTTGTTTTATCTTCCGACAAGCAGTAAAGGCCACTACTGGTAGTCCCCATCCAAAGGTTTTTCTTTTCGTCCAAGTGGAGGCAGGAGAGGGTGATGTTTTTTCCGGCAAGATGATAGTAGAGATCGAAGTTACCCGTGCTTTCATTATATACAAAAATTTCTTCTCTTTTGCTGATATATAATTTTTCATTGAAGTAAATAGCATCCACATTCCCTTGCAGTAATGTTTTGAATTTTTGCGTAGTCAGATCGAACTCTGCTACTCCATCAGTGCAAAGCAAGTATACTTTTCCGTTTTTGTTTCCGGTGATGCGCAGCACTGTATTGCTGAACAGACTATTCGGATCGTTCTTATTGAGTTTGAAACTTTTGATATCGTTACCGTTATATCGGTTAAGTCCTTCACGCGTACCGATCCATATAATCCCTTGTTCGTCAATATAAAGGCTATTAACAGAGAACTGGGAAAGCCCGTCGTCCGTGGTCAAATGACTAAAAGTGATGTTTTGACCTTGTGTGCGGACTGCGACTACGCTTAAAAATAGCAAAAATAAAAGGATTACTTTTCTCACTAATTTGTATTTTAAGGTGTTTACATCTATGCAAATATATTGTTTTTATTTGATTTCAGTGAATCTTATTAGAAGAAAGTAACTATAAAACACCGGGAGAGAATTCTATTTAACAGAACTGCTCTCCCGGTGTTTAACTTAACTAACCTTTTATATAGTGCCCATGACTATTTGATGTAGAACGTGATCAATACTCCTTTATGATCGCTTGGCCATTGACTGTTTACGGGTGGAATAATCGGATCTTTGGTTTGTTCCTCTACTCTTTGCCCACGTACAATAGATCCTGTCGGGCCTACTAGCTCTGCTTTCTTCACTTGTAGACTCTTATTGGGATAGTAATAAACGAAATCAATCCGTTCACGTTCATCTGCCTCCGGTGCCCATGAGAGGTTTTCCGGAGCGATCGCCTTGTTGTCGGCAGGAAAAGTGAATCCCGGACATTTCACCGGATTGGGATGAATTACTCGGTAGGCATCTTTATATCCCCGTTGAACCAACAATTTGGAAGTTCCCCAATTGACGATACATCCGCGATGATCGAATAGATCTTTTGTATCGGCCTGCCAATCCAGATAAGAAGGCTCATTCAGATCTCCGGCAAAAAATACGAGTGCTCCTTGCTCTAGCTCTTTGGCGGCGTTGTTGATAAAAGCTTGGGCGGATTCTATACGGTCTGATTCTTCGCAGACAGCAAGTATCTTGTCTACATCAGTGATAGGAACCGGAAGCTTATCCCAATTAACGTTGCCGTCATTGTACCCCCGGGGATAATAACAGGTGTAGTAACGATACTCCGAATGTGCCGGGTAAACGGCCACTCGTTTCCCGTTTACATCCAAAATAGCTTTGAACATCCATTTATTGATGCGTTCTGTCTCTTTGATCGGAAATTTCGATATGACTGCCCTTCCGTCAATTCGTGCATCGTAATAGGTGAGTCCCCTATCTTTAAGTCCTTGCATCAGTTTAGGCAT
The Bacteroides luhongzhouii DNA segment above includes these coding regions:
- a CDS encoding endonuclease/exonuclease/phosphatase family protein; its protein translation is MKKWLLTIIITILPVITACSKTDTEVSVPEEETGKKTEIKFLQLNLWVECTKVEHAPEYLIEQIAALQPDIATFCELYKGPQDDPVMPKLMQGLKDRGLTYYDARIDGRAVISKFPIKETERINKWMFKAILDVNGKRVAVYPAHSEYRYYTCYYPRGYNDGNVNWDKLPVPITDVDKILAVCEESDRIESAQAFINNAAKELEQGALVFFAGDLNEPSYLDWQADTKDLFDHRGCIVNWGTSKLLVQRGYKDAYRVIHPNPVKCPGFTFPADNKAIAPENLSWAPEADERERIDFVYYYPNKSLQVKKAELVGPTGSIVRGQRVEEQTKDPIIPPVNSQWPSDHKGVLITFYIK